The proteins below come from a single Parageobacillus toebii NBRC 107807 genomic window:
- the ndoA gene encoding type II toxin-antitoxin system endoribonuclease NdoA — MIVKRGDVYFADLSPVVGSEQGGVRPVLVIQNDIGNRFSPTVIVAAITAQIQKAKLPTHVEIDAKRYGFERDSVILLEQIRTIDKQRLTDKITHLDDEMMDKVDEALQISLGLIDF, encoded by the coding sequence TTGATTGTTAAGCGTGGCGACGTTTATTTTGCGGACCTTTCCCCGGTAGTGGGCTCAGAGCAAGGAGGCGTTCGTCCGGTATTGGTCATTCAAAATGACATTGGAAATCGATTTAGTCCGACGGTGATTGTGGCGGCAATTACAGCACAAATTCAAAAAGCGAAGCTGCCAACGCATGTCGAAATTGATGCAAAACGTTACGGGTTTGAGCGGGATTCTGTCATTCTGCTAGAGCAAATTCGGACAATTGATAAACAGCGGCTAACAGACAAAATTACTCACTTGGACGATGAAATGATGGATAAGGTGGACGAAGCGCTGCAAATTAGTTTAGGACTTATAGATTTTTAA
- a CDS encoding Tex family protein — MDLIANELHLSTKQVSNVISLSEEGNTVPFIARYRKEMTGALDEVQIRDILEKWNYLQNLEQRKEEVLRLIDEQGKLTDDLKNAIINATKLQQVEDLYRPYRQKRRTKATIAKEKGLEPLAEWLWTCPMRPRPEEKAQEFIQPEKEVRTVEEALQGAKDIIAEKASDDAQFRQWIRQHTWKKGVIISTVKESENDEKKVYEMYYEYEEPVHRIVPHRVLALNRGEKEGVLRVSIQAPVEDIMTYLQKHIITNPQSPAASLLSEAIEDGYKRLIEPSIERDIRNELTEKAEERAIHIFAENLRKLLLQPPLKGKIVLGIDPAYRTGCKLAVVDETGKLLKIDVIYPHPPQQQIEEAREKLIRIIEEYHVEMIAIGNGTASRETEQFVADTLKQVDKEIFYLIVNEAGASVYSASDLARQEFPDLQVEERSAVSIARRVQDPLAELVKIDPKSVGVGQYQHDVSQKKLAQSLQFVVETVVNQVGVNVNTASVSLLQYVSGLTKTVSENIVKRREEQGKFKNREELKSIPRLGAKTYEQCIGFLRIIDGDEPLDRTPIHPERYEEVKRLLHQIGFTTEHIGSEELRQALQSLSIPDTAAELGIGELTLQDIIDALIRPERDPRDELPKPLLRKDILKMEDLKRGMELEGTVRNVVDFGAFVDIGVKQDGLVHISKLSKQYVRHPLDVVSVGDVVKVWVDNVDLDKGRISLSMIPPEESEKTLLS; from the coding sequence ATGGACCTGATAGCGAATGAATTACATTTGTCCACAAAGCAAGTTAGCAATGTGATTTCTCTTTCTGAGGAAGGAAATACGGTGCCGTTTATTGCCCGCTATCGGAAAGAGATGACAGGCGCCTTAGATGAAGTGCAAATTCGTGATATTTTGGAGAAATGGAATTACCTACAAAACTTAGAACAGCGGAAAGAAGAAGTCCTTCGCCTTATTGATGAACAAGGAAAACTAACGGATGATCTAAAAAACGCGATCATCAATGCTACGAAACTGCAGCAAGTGGAAGATTTGTATCGTCCTTATAGACAAAAACGACGTACAAAAGCCACCATTGCCAAGGAAAAAGGGTTAGAGCCTCTTGCGGAATGGTTATGGACGTGTCCAATGAGGCCGCGGCCGGAAGAAAAAGCGCAAGAGTTTATTCAACCAGAAAAAGAAGTACGTACCGTCGAAGAGGCGCTTCAAGGTGCGAAAGACATCATCGCTGAAAAGGCATCGGATGATGCACAATTTCGCCAATGGATTCGCCAGCACACATGGAAAAAAGGCGTGATCATATCGACTGTCAAAGAGTCGGAAAATGATGAGAAAAAAGTATATGAAATGTATTACGAATATGAAGAGCCAGTACATAGGATTGTTCCGCATCGTGTATTAGCGCTCAATCGCGGCGAAAAAGAAGGAGTGTTGCGTGTTTCCATTCAGGCGCCGGTAGAAGATATTATGACATACTTACAAAAGCACATTATTACAAATCCGCAATCTCCCGCCGCTTCCCTCCTTTCTGAAGCGATTGAGGACGGCTACAAAAGGCTTATTGAACCGTCAATCGAGCGGGATATTCGCAATGAATTAACCGAAAAAGCGGAAGAGCGGGCGATTCATATTTTTGCGGAGAACTTACGCAAGCTATTGCTTCAGCCGCCGTTAAAAGGGAAGATTGTTCTTGGTATAGACCCTGCCTATCGAACGGGATGCAAGCTGGCGGTGGTCGACGAAACAGGCAAATTGCTGAAAATCGATGTCATTTACCCTCATCCCCCGCAGCAACAGATAGAAGAAGCGAGAGAAAAGTTAATCCGCATTATCGAAGAATATCATGTCGAAATGATTGCCATTGGGAACGGAACTGCATCAAGGGAAACGGAGCAATTTGTGGCGGACACCTTAAAACAAGTAGATAAAGAAATTTTTTACCTTATTGTCAATGAAGCGGGAGCGAGCGTCTATTCCGCCTCTGACCTTGCCCGTCAAGAGTTTCCAGATTTACAGGTAGAAGAACGGAGCGCAGTTTCGATCGCAAGGCGTGTACAAGATCCGCTTGCCGAACTGGTGAAAATTGATCCAAAATCAGTAGGAGTTGGCCAATATCAGCATGACGTTTCACAAAAAAAATTAGCGCAATCATTGCAGTTTGTCGTGGAAACCGTTGTTAACCAAGTTGGCGTCAACGTCAACACTGCCTCCGTCTCTTTATTGCAATACGTATCAGGGCTTACGAAAACAGTATCGGAAAATATCGTAAAACGCCGTGAGGAACAAGGAAAATTTAAAAACCGCGAGGAATTAAAATCGATACCGCGGCTTGGTGCTAAAACATATGAACAGTGTATCGGATTTTTACGCATTATTGATGGAGACGAACCGCTCGACCGTACGCCGATTCATCCTGAGCGGTATGAAGAAGTGAAAAGGCTGTTGCACCAAATTGGTTTTACAACTGAACATATCGGAAGTGAAGAGCTTCGTCAGGCATTGCAATCTCTTTCCATTCCTGACACGGCTGCTGAACTTGGCATCGGAGAATTGACATTACAAGACATTATCGACGCTTTAATTCGTCCAGAACGTGATCCTCGCGATGAGCTGCCAAAGCCGTTATTACGAAAAGACATTTTAAAAATGGAAGATTTAAAAAGGGGAATGGAGTTAGAAGGGACGGTGCGGAACGTCGTCGATTTCGGAGCGTTTGTGGATATTGGGGTTAAGCAGGATGGGCTTGTTCACATTTCAAAATTAAGCAAGCAATATGTACGTCATCCGCTTGACGTTGTATCAGTAGGCGATGTGGTAAAAGTTTGGGTTGACAATGTAGATCTCGATAAAGGAAGAATTTCTTTATCTATGATTCCACCGGAAGAATCAGAAAAAACACTGCTTTCATGA
- the cmpA gene encoding cortex morphogenetic protein CmpA, whose product MPTWLKNQMRRAYYEKNRYQIKLLNQCWFFYQKKHCS is encoded by the coding sequence ATGCCAACATGGTTAAAAAATCAAATGAGACGAGCCTATTATGAAAAAAATCGTTACCAAATCAAATTGCTAAATCAATGCTGGTTTTTTTATCAGAAAAAACACTGCTCATGA
- a CDS encoding SprT family protein, whose protein sequence is MKQSDLQRLVERVSLQFFKKPFKHTATFNPRLRTTGGRYILQTHNIELNKKYYEVFGEEELIAIIKHELCHYHLHLEGKGYRHRDQDFRDLLRQVQAPRYCRPLPQQAQQRTKKVYVYVCSKCSLKYRRKKRVNTDKYVCGQCGGKLMLDNGGEI, encoded by the coding sequence ATGAAACAAAGTGATTTGCAACGGCTTGTCGAAAGAGTGTCTTTACAATTTTTCAAAAAACCGTTCAAACATACAGCGACATTCAATCCAAGGCTTCGAACAACGGGAGGACGTTACATATTACAAACTCATAACATTGAACTAAATAAAAAATATTACGAAGTGTTCGGAGAAGAAGAGCTTATTGCCATTATTAAGCATGAATTATGCCATTATCATCTTCATTTAGAAGGAAAAGGATATCGCCATCGTGACCAAGACTTTCGTGATTTATTACGACAAGTTCAGGCTCCCCGCTATTGTCGGCCACTCCCCCAGCAAGCACAACAAAGAACAAAAAAAGTTTACGTGTATGTTTGTTCTAAGTGCAGTTTAAAATATAGACGGAAAAAGCGGGTCAATACAGACAAGTATGTTTGTGGACAATGTGGCGGAAAACTAATGTTGGATAACGGCGGAGAAATATGA
- the tsaE gene encoding tRNA (adenosine(37)-N6)-threonylcarbamoyltransferase complex ATPase subunit type 1 TsaE, whose translation MKRYELIMHSPGETMHLASRFGEQLKAKDVITLEGDLGAGKTTFTKGLAKGLGVRKTVSSPTFTIVKEYKGRLPLYHMDVYRLEDTMEDLGFDEYFHGDGVTVIEWAHLIEPQLPPERLNIYLFHHGNDERKLVIEPIGERYEQLCKGILES comes from the coding sequence ATGAAACGTTATGAACTGATTATGCACTCTCCTGGGGAAACGATGCATCTTGCTTCAAGATTTGGAGAACAGTTAAAAGCAAAAGATGTCATTACGTTAGAAGGGGATTTAGGCGCGGGAAAAACGACGTTTACAAAAGGATTAGCCAAAGGATTGGGAGTAAGGAAAACGGTTAGCAGTCCTACTTTTACGATTGTGAAGGAATATAAAGGGCGTCTCCCCCTTTATCATATGGATGTGTATCGTTTAGAAGATACAATGGAGGATCTCGGTTTTGACGAATATTTTCATGGTGATGGTGTCACTGTCATCGAATGGGCACATCTTATCGAACCACAGCTACCACCGGAAAGATTGAACATTTATCTGTTTCACCATGGGAATGATGAGCGAAAATTAGTGATTGAACCAATCGGAGAACGATATGAACAGTTATGTAAGGGGATTTTAGAGTCATGA
- the rimI gene encoding ribosomal protein S18-alanine N-acetyltransferase, translating to MGMKIRFRSMTLNDIDAVLQVEHASFTSPWSREAFYNELVYNRYAKYIVMEHNGRIIGYAGMWVVIDEAHITNVAVLPEYRGKKLGEALMRKLMETAKQLGAVTMTLEVRVSNHVAQSLYRKLGFLNGGIRRHYYPDNLEDALVMWVKLS from the coding sequence ATGGGGATGAAAATTCGATTTCGCTCAATGACCTTAAATGATATTGATGCAGTATTGCAAGTGGAGCATGCTTCTTTTACGTCTCCTTGGAGCAGAGAAGCATTTTATAATGAGCTTGTTTATAATCGTTATGCCAAATATATCGTAATGGAACATAACGGCCGCATCATTGGCTATGCGGGAATGTGGGTCGTCATTGATGAAGCGCATATTACAAATGTAGCTGTATTGCCTGAATATCGCGGTAAAAAATTAGGGGAAGCGCTAATGCGCAAATTAATGGAAACAGCAAAGCAACTTGGGGCTGTCACCATGACATTAGAAGTTCGTGTTTCTAATCATGTAGCCCAATCTTTATATCGAAAATTAGGATTTCTTAATGGCGGTATCCGCAGACATTATTATCCAGATAATTTAGAAGATGCTCTTGTAATGTGGGTGAAATTATCATGA
- the tsaD gene encoding tRNA (adenosine(37)-N6)-threonylcarbamoyltransferase complex transferase subunit TsaD, which translates to MNHDIYVLGIETSCDETAAAVVKNGTEILSNIVASQMESHKRFGGVVPEIASRHHVEQITLVIEEAMRKADVSFQQLSAIAVTQGPGLVGALLIGVNAAKALAFAHGLPLVGVHHIAGHIYANRLVTEMKFPLLSLVVSGGHTELVYMEGHGKFQVIGETRDDAAGEAYDKVARALNLPYPGGPHIDRLAQEGKVTIDLPRAWLEEGSYDFSFSGLKSAVLNTLHNANQRGEIIDPKDMAASFQASVIDVLVTKTVNAAKEYNVRQVLLAGGVAANRGLRAELERKMAELDHIELVIPPLSLCTDNAAMIAAAGTVLFAQGKLADMALNADPSLELD; encoded by the coding sequence ATGAATCATGACATATATGTTCTTGGAATTGAAACGAGCTGCGATGAAACCGCGGCGGCAGTTGTGAAAAATGGAACGGAAATTTTGTCTAATATTGTGGCTTCCCAAATGGAAAGCCATAAACGATTTGGCGGAGTCGTACCAGAAATCGCCTCGCGCCACCATGTCGAGCAGATTACGCTCGTTATTGAAGAAGCGATGCGTAAGGCGGATGTTTCGTTTCAACAGTTGAGTGCTATTGCAGTGACGCAAGGTCCAGGATTAGTCGGCGCTCTTTTGATTGGTGTGAACGCGGCGAAAGCGTTAGCGTTTGCCCATGGTCTTCCGCTTGTAGGCGTTCATCATATCGCCGGGCATATTTACGCGAATCGGCTTGTTACGGAAATGAAATTTCCGTTGTTATCTCTTGTGGTTTCAGGAGGACATACGGAACTTGTGTACATGGAGGGGCATGGCAAGTTTCAAGTCATCGGCGAAACGAGAGACGATGCGGCGGGAGAAGCGTATGACAAGGTAGCGAGGGCATTAAACCTTCCTTATCCGGGCGGACCGCATATTGACCGTCTTGCACAGGAAGGAAAGGTGACCATTGATTTGCCTCGTGCATGGCTAGAAGAAGGGTCATATGATTTTAGCTTCAGCGGGTTGAAATCGGCGGTATTAAACACGCTTCATAACGCGAATCAGCGTGGAGAAATCATCGACCCGAAAGATATGGCAGCCAGCTTTCAAGCGAGCGTAATCGATGTGCTTGTGACCAAAACCGTCAACGCAGCAAAAGAATATAATGTCCGTCAAGTGCTGCTTGCGGGCGGAGTCGCCGCAAACAGAGGATTACGAGCGGAGTTGGAGCGAAAAATGGCTGAATTAGACCATATCGAATTGGTTATTCCGCCTTTATCGCTTTGTACCGACAATGCGGCGATGATTGCGGCGGCAGGAACTGTTTTATTCGCACAAGGAAAACTTGCCGACATGGCATTGAACGCAGATCCAAGTTTAGAACTAGATTAA
- a CDS encoding ABC-F family ATP-binding cassette domain-containing protein, with product MIILQVNQLTKYFGADLILSNIKLEIQSKDRIALVGRNGAGKSTLLKIIAGEMSYDSGEIIKPKEVSIGYLAQDSGLHSSLSIWEEMMTVFAPLKTIEKQLRQMELQMGDPDLIADSSRYEKLLKDYDALQERYKEQGGYQYEADIRSILHGLQFAKYDYMTTPVQSLSGGQRTRLALGKLLLMKPDLLILDEPTNHLDLETLTWLEQYLQTYPGAILIVSHDRYFLDKVVTQVYELSRTTLKRYTGNYSRYLEQKAAEYERERKLYEKQQEEIAKLQDFIQRNIARASTTRRAQSRRKQLEKMERMEKPAGDEKVASFSFDIERQSGNDVLIAEDVAVGYDENKPLIRNIRFRITRGESIALVGPNGIGKSTLLKAIVNKLPLQSGHFRYGSNVQIGYYDQNQADLSSNKRVLDELWDEYPDKTEKEIRTVLGSFLFSGDDVLKPVSALSGGEKARLALAKLMMQKANFLILDEPTNHLDLDSKEVLENALIEYPGTILFVSHDRYFINRIATKVYELSSDGITEYLGDYDYYVAKKAEMLELERLASEKQTGRSHEEASSKLSYEQEKEAKKLERQRKRRIEEIETEISELEQQIAYIDEQLCDPEIYQDHEKVQKLTKESDEMKGKLEKLLEEWETLHTLQ from the coding sequence ATGATTATTTTACAAGTCAATCAACTGACAAAATATTTCGGTGCTGACCTTATTTTATCGAATATAAAATTAGAAATACAATCCAAAGATAGGATTGCGCTCGTCGGAAGAAACGGAGCAGGAAAATCGACACTGTTAAAAATTATTGCTGGTGAGATGTCTTACGATAGTGGAGAAATCATCAAACCAAAAGAAGTATCGATCGGATATCTTGCTCAAGATAGCGGTCTACACTCCTCTTTATCCATTTGGGAAGAAATGATGACAGTATTTGCTCCTCTAAAAACAATAGAAAAACAACTTCGCCAGATGGAGCTGCAAATGGGAGACCCTGATCTAATCGCCGATTCTTCCCGCTATGAAAAATTATTAAAAGATTATGATGCATTGCAAGAACGCTATAAAGAACAAGGCGGTTATCAATACGAAGCGGATATTCGTTCGATTTTACACGGCTTACAATTTGCGAAATATGACTATATGACGACTCCCGTTCAATCGTTAAGCGGCGGACAACGAACTCGTCTGGCGCTTGGAAAACTGCTTTTAATGAAGCCTGATTTGCTTATTTTGGACGAACCGACAAACCATTTAGACCTTGAAACATTAACATGGCTCGAACAATACTTGCAAACATATCCTGGCGCTATTCTTATCGTATCCCACGACCGCTACTTTCTCGATAAAGTTGTCACCCAAGTATATGAGCTGTCACGGACAACATTGAAACGATACACAGGAAATTACAGCCGTTACTTAGAACAAAAAGCAGCCGAATATGAACGAGAACGAAAACTGTATGAAAAACAACAAGAAGAAATCGCAAAACTCCAAGACTTTATTCAACGCAATATTGCCCGTGCCTCCACAACAAGACGTGCACAAAGCCGGAGAAAACAGTTAGAAAAAATGGAGAGAATGGAAAAACCAGCAGGAGACGAAAAAGTTGCTTCCTTTTCTTTTGACATCGAACGACAAAGCGGAAATGACGTATTAATCGCTGAAGATGTCGCAGTCGGATATGATGAGAACAAGCCGCTCATTCGCAACATTCGTTTCCGCATCACGCGCGGTGAAAGCATCGCCTTGGTCGGACCGAACGGAATCGGAAAGTCAACGTTGTTAAAAGCGATTGTAAACAAACTTCCGCTGCAATCAGGACATTTCCGTTACGGTTCGAACGTGCAAATCGGCTATTACGACCAAAACCAGGCTGATTTGTCCTCGAATAAGCGCGTGCTCGATGAACTTTGGGATGAATACCCTGACAAAACGGAAAAAGAAATCCGCACCGTGCTCGGAAGCTTCTTATTCTCTGGAGACGATGTATTAAAACCTGTATCGGCCTTAAGCGGCGGTGAAAAAGCGAGACTGGCGCTTGCCAAACTAATGATGCAAAAAGCCAATTTCCTTATTTTAGACGAACCGACAAACCATCTTGATTTAGACAGTAAAGAAGTGCTCGAAAACGCCTTAATCGAATATCCCGGAACTATTTTATTCGTTTCTCACGACCGCTATTTTATTAATCGAATTGCCACGAAAGTATATGAGCTTTCTAGTGACGGAATTACCGAGTATTTAGGCGATTATGACTACTATGTCGCAAAAAAGGCGGAAATGCTGGAGCTAGAACGTCTCGCTTCCGAGAAACAAACAGGCCGTTCTCATGAAGAGGCATCATCGAAACTTAGCTACGAACAGGAAAAAGAGGCGAAAAAACTAGAACGACAGCGCAAGCGGCGCATTGAAGAAATTGAAACAGAAATTAGCGAATTAGAACAGCAAATCGCATACATCGACGAACAATTATGCGATCCAGAAATTTATCAAGACCATGAGAAAGTACAAAAATTAACAAAAGAGAGTGACGAAATGAAGGGAAAATTAGAAAAATTACTAGAAGAATGGGAAACACTTCATACATTACAATAA
- a CDS encoding redox-sensing transcriptional repressor Rex: protein MNNEQPKIPQATAKRLPLYYRFLKNLHASGKQRVSSAELSEAVKVDPATIRRDFSYFGALGKKGYGYNVNYLLSFFRKTLDQDEITEVALFGVGNLGTAFLNYNFMKNNNTKIVMAFDVDQKKVGKEVGGVPVYHLDELENRLHEGIPVAILTVPAPAAQWITDRLVQKGIKGILNFTPARLNVPKHICVHHIDLAVELQSLVYFLKNYPADKGENEK, encoded by the coding sequence ATGAACAATGAACAACCAAAAATTCCGCAAGCAACTGCAAAACGTTTGCCACTATATTACCGCTTTTTGAAAAATTTACATGCTTCAGGAAAACAACGAGTTTCTTCTGCGGAATTAAGTGAGGCAGTAAAAGTTGATCCCGCGACCATTCGCCGTGATTTTTCCTATTTCGGTGCGCTTGGCAAAAAAGGATACGGATATAATGTCAATTATTTATTATCTTTTTTTCGCAAGACGCTTGATCAAGATGAAATTACCGAAGTGGCGTTATTTGGAGTCGGGAACTTAGGGACAGCGTTTTTAAATTATAATTTTATGAAAAACAATAATACAAAAATTGTGATGGCATTTGATGTCGATCAAAAGAAAGTAGGAAAAGAAGTTGGCGGTGTGCCAGTATATCATTTGGATGAATTGGAAAATCGCCTTCACGAAGGAATTCCTGTTGCGATTTTGACCGTACCGGCTCCTGCCGCTCAATGGATTACGGACCGTCTCGTTCAAAAAGGGATTAAAGGAATTTTAAACTTTACACCCGCTCGATTGAACGTACCGAAACATATTTGTGTCCATCATATTGATTTAGCTGTTGAATTGCAATCATTAGTCTATTTCTTAAAAAATTATCCGGCCGATAAAGGAGAGAATGAAAAGTGA
- a CDS encoding twin-arginine translocase TatA/TatE family subunit, producing MKYLLIVLVILLLFGTKKLPELGKSLGQSLREFKDATKGLTDEDEKKPDQL from the coding sequence GTGAAATATTTGTTAATTGTGCTTGTTATTTTATTATTGTTTGGAACGAAAAAACTTCCGGAGCTGGGCAAATCGCTCGGTCAATCGCTGCGGGAATTTAAGGATGCCACTAAAGGATTAACAGACGAGGATGAAAAAAAGCCAGACCAATTATGA
- the tatC gene encoding twin-arginine translocase subunit TatC yields MDDKEMSVYEHLGELRKRLIIVLAFFVIALIASFFFVEPVILYLQRTDEAKELTMNAFRLTDPIKIYVQFAFVLAFVLTAPVLLYQIWAFVSPGLYEKERRVTLSYIPISIFLFLAGISFAYFILFPFVVRFMQNLASRLGIHQVIGINEYFEFLLHLILPFGIVFQLPVVVMFLTRLGLITPMLLIKVRKYAYLALLILAAAITPPDVLSQVIVMIPLSILYEVSIWISKIAYRKALLAQTEQENLP; encoded by the coding sequence ATGGACGATAAAGAAATGTCGGTGTACGAACACCTGGGAGAATTACGAAAGCGACTTATTATTGTTCTTGCGTTTTTTGTCATTGCCCTTATTGCTAGTTTCTTTTTCGTGGAGCCCGTCATTTTATATTTGCAGCGAACGGACGAAGCGAAAGAATTAACGATGAACGCCTTTCGTTTAACAGATCCAATAAAAATTTATGTTCAATTTGCGTTTGTTCTTGCGTTTGTTCTTACCGCGCCAGTTCTGCTTTATCAAATTTGGGCGTTTGTCAGTCCTGGGCTGTATGAAAAGGAACGAAGAGTCACGTTAAGCTACATTCCGATTTCGATCTTTCTCTTTTTAGCTGGCATTAGTTTTGCGTATTTCATCTTATTTCCTTTCGTCGTTCGTTTTATGCAAAATTTAGCGTCCCGTCTCGGCATTCATCAGGTGATAGGGATTAATGAATACTTTGAATTTTTGCTTCACCTGATCTTGCCATTTGGAATTGTATTTCAGCTTCCGGTAGTTGTAATGTTTTTAACAAGGCTTGGCTTGATTACACCGATGTTATTAATCAAGGTGCGCAAATATGCTTATTTAGCGCTATTGATTTTAGCGGCGGCCATTACGCCGCCAGATGTGCTGTCACAAGTCATTGTTATGATTCCGCTTTCGATTTTATATGAAGTGAGCATTTGGATTTCGAAAATAGCTTATCGCAAAGCGCTATTGGCGCAGACGGAACAAGAAAACCTCCCGTGA
- a CDS encoding YdiK family protein — MKRSPLQFAFFYFLMGILFTYLSIQSADETIWNFFTIVLAIIATLDFGTAIRLLVLYFKK; from the coding sequence ATGAAAAGGTCACCATTACAATTCGCTTTTTTCTATTTTCTTATGGGCATCTTATTCACTTACTTGTCGATTCAAAGTGCGGATGAAACCATTTGGAATTTTTTCACGATCGTTCTTGCGATAATAGCTACGCTTGATTTTGGAACTGCGATACGTCTGTTAGTACTTTACTTTAAAAAATGA
- a CDS encoding CPBP family intramembrane glutamic endopeptidase, whose product MKRRYWYVIITYVIMQLSGIAGVPLLHFLGVGKHAKNDFVATEIASGYWAVISFSIAFLIILFFLREDIKQRHTRYSVPLSAAWMWAIGGVFLALFAQSIAANIEWRLLGIEPGSENTKRIVEIIRVTPLLMVVTSVIGPILEEIIFRKIIFGTLYQKYNFFISALVSSLLFAVVHMEFEHLLLYATMGFTFAFLYAKTKRIFVPIFAHVTMNTFVVLIQTIFADEIEKMMRQTEQIQLIIGGF is encoded by the coding sequence TTGAAACGACGCTACTGGTATGTCATTATTACGTATGTCATCATGCAGCTATCAGGTATTGCAGGGGTCCCATTGTTGCATTTTCTCGGTGTTGGAAAACACGCAAAAAATGACTTTGTGGCAACAGAGATCGCCTCTGGCTATTGGGCGGTTATCAGCTTTTCCATCGCCTTTCTCATCATTCTCTTTTTCTTGCGTGAAGATATAAAACAGCGGCACACCCGTTATAGCGTTCCGTTATCTGCAGCATGGATGTGGGCCATTGGCGGCGTCTTTTTAGCCTTGTTTGCCCAAAGCATTGCCGCCAATATTGAATGGCGCTTGCTCGGCATCGAGCCCGGTTCAGAAAATACAAAACGAATTGTCGAGATTATTCGAGTCACCCCATTATTGATGGTCGTTACTTCTGTCATCGGACCGATTTTAGAAGAAATTATTTTTCGCAAAATTATTTTCGGAACACTATATCAAAAATATAATTTCTTCATTTCCGCACTAGTTAGTTCTCTTTTATTTGCGGTTGTCCACATGGAGTTCGAACACCTGCTGCTGTATGCGACAATGGGATTTACCTTTGCGTTTCTTTACGCGAAAACAAAGCGTATTTTCGTTCCGATTTTTGCCCACGTCACTATGAATACGTTCGTCGTATTAATACAAACGATATTTGCGGATGAGATAGAAAAAATGATGCGGCAAACAGAACAGATACAACTCATTATTGGAGGCTTTTAG
- the groES gene encoding co-chaperone GroES has product MLKPLGDRVVIEVIETEEKTASGIVLPDTAKEKPQEGRVVAVGKGRVLDSGERVAPEVEVGDRIIFSKYAGTEVKYDGKEYLILRESDILAVIG; this is encoded by the coding sequence GTGTTAAAGCCATTAGGTGATCGCGTTGTCATTGAAGTGATTGAAACAGAAGAAAAAACTGCAAGCGGCATCGTATTGCCAGACACTGCGAAAGAAAAACCACAAGAAGGCAGAGTAGTTGCTGTTGGTAAAGGTCGCGTGCTTGACAGCGGTGAACGTGTAGCTCCAGAAGTAGAAGTTGGCGATCGTATTATCTTCTCGAAATATGCTGGTACAGAAGTAAAATATGATGGCAAAGAATACTTAATTTTACGTGAAAGCGATATTTTAGCTGTTATTGGTTAA